The Asterias amurensis chromosome 16, ASM3211899v1 genomic sequence caatgtacaaacggtgaagtattggcattcctgtcaatagaaatgattgaactttacctacttgatccgtttttgaatatcttagaactacttgcaaattcccttcctgattaaaggaaatatcaccaatacgcaacgcccgggaatttgccatcgtgagttgtaaactcactcaccctcagaataaccgaaaagggcaaccaagaatgctgcttttaacagcagagcttcatatgctgattatactttaaacattaactatgctactttaataaaggtcatataagtcaaatatggtatgtctgcaagctatgctgcaaccggatgaagatgtctgcaagctatgctgcaaccggagcaactgattcctttttaatcattcatcttctcttttcatcttcacactcttctacgtttgcatcgaacatttttgtcttcactgtaaaaattacaccctgtaattgaacctatttttaatcatgcatcttgtcatttcatgtgtatgctctgttacattttaatccaacattataatgggttactttttgtaaccactttacgaattgttatcttcactgccaataattacaccctgtaacttgaataaccggatcactcgatcatttttaatcatgcgtcttctcatctcatgtacatactctgtacgtttagtcccacattataatgtttgttactttttgtaacgaccgaattttcgtcttgactgacaataattacaccctgtaacttgaataaccggatcaactgataatttttaatcatgcgcctttgttgttcaaatacgtaagctttacggtttagcccgcctccattgttcgttacattttgtaccgacatttttacgacacaacgtgtcattgccatggaacatcagtgctgtgttgaccgccagatacgaaaaaccaaccgatattggaaacgtacacctgatctatgcaaatcaacgctttcaggttcaagctagtactgacctccctgctaagctatggtagctgctactgttaccgatgatacttaaactatataacgactaaaaaaaaggctaaattaacaaagctttaatgtgtatattgatagcatagccagataagccttaccctgggtaccgcacccagtcctattcaatgttcccgccaaaccattgaaccgtgtaactctttatacttaacaagtataaagcagatttattctaattcgcctcaggacccaaccgaataattcaatattttgcagactggcggtaaaaactaaccagactgctcagcactggaaatgtaatggaacatcttgaatcttgccgagggtccaagcgtctacaatcctctttcatctgagaaacaatgaaactacccttgggatcctcccatttgtgcaatttatgaacatatgaaatataactgcaagcatagagaatcacactggattcaccaactcaagacagtcaagtcctttggactaaacataaacactggtgttaaataaattcccgttacccccacttcacttctgcttgagaactataatgttgtttatactctgtaactcaagtataaattaattttttaaagttgttcctatatatttgttactttaactatctcatgtaagtaacccccctttttttccacaggtccctcatacctatttttaataccatcgtacttttgatcttgctttctctattaattgaccattgttaattgcatcatgatgcaacttgttctctaattctaccctttcatgtttccctgcattgttaacgaacgatgcatttaccacttttatggtccagtaatccatcctttcatatgaaacctcctttgtcctcgccactctactcgtattggttcatagccaccaattgtttctgaaatagaaactttgattggctgttattttcccgcttctttctttcccgcttctttcttcctttaatccatttcccctctctttttctatgaatggatatgtatttgtttgtacttgttttatgcctcagaactaggtccggtttggatcgaaagctaaggccatctataccaccctattcattaaacatatgaaataccagatacgtatgtacaaatggaagaagatgcaaaggtctttaattttaatattatgcaataggctaccccttgatttatggaagctggccatttagtgcctaataatgatcaatcattccgaaaggtcataatgaaacttggtattgcccttctattctttatgtacactttgttctagagcttgattaacacatggtgctgtgacgtgcaatgcccataattcatcgtcaattatgcccatgatctaactggtgttaattgctgcctcattctaaaagtgcgccatccccccttattggacgagctgctgctctctgtgcgtacgatctgacactatttcaataattctatgtgttctatggagatgagctcgcaaatacactgctacataagtcaaaaatgcagaggtccatgtaatgtatagaagtaattggacgcctgtgtttattatctttccatattataaaacccccctcgtttacagccagcaagaattattgtgtcttgaccgctatttgtactaatatagggtcactctgctttataagatcacagcgaaatccacaaactcgctatgaataatcttaaaaattttaaggttagcggtaggctatttgtactactatagggtcactcttctttgtaagatcacagcaaaatccacaaactcgctatgaataatcttaaaaattttaaggttagcggtaggccctcgcccaattcgctacaaaccgatatcaatggattaaagggagttgatggttaattcatatgctgcatgttatccgccatcggtatgcttcaagagcccgctgtgcaatcaatggacccccacatgcaactgctccctactgtacttattttgcaccctgcatttgaaagttgggcaccacccagttctattgaagatgatgtccctcctaacctactcaatgccccatccctgttatgtatggaataccctgaatattgactagagtttgccaagttgtacactaaactactaggcttacttattcctgattggcctgactgacacaagctctgactaaatttcatattaaacggcaagctgccagaaaaattatgattgtccgccctttcttgtccttgtgtacctgtactcatgctttgagaatattggtccgttataccccgagttacgtgtaaaggccatgaaatatcctgactattaatctgtgggatgttcgcaattattggccctttatacatactagatgtttgaaacctttccgtattcacggtactcgtgttacctactagcgttactgttggggctgtacttgccccagcattaggtctgaaaatgtagcgactcacccgatttgcccggctagtaagccatcggcttcaccactctctgtagccgcccatcttcgccctcctcatcaggtatcacttggatttcttcaatgcggttcccacttccagcgagttgccaagaaggtaccgaattttgcgaaactatacaatctatcttaactccttggtggcagaatattcaatgacggttcccagaaagacaagcaccctttccccaaatgcattgctttggttggttgaaaagaacaatggaaccacgtctgaatgcgccctgacaatcccaatcgcttatagccccgactgtgcaacctgactataattatgcatatttcctggtgttaaatcggtttactgcgttacgcattaaaccctattatgcAAGTGACCAAATCTTTGAATAGTGTTTATCGATAAAGGTAAAACCTCATTGCCTTTCTCCAGATGTCCAGTACAGTCTAGAATTAGACGTCAGTTTAACGACCACCGATCGAGCAGCATTCGTTCAGGAAAACAATTTGGAGTCATCCAAGCTTACTCGAACAATTCAACTCATTAAAGATGACAGCTTCAAGTGTCAGAAACATCTAGCCTATGTCAAGGTAAAAGTTACATTTCAATCTACGGCCATGGAagtttgtttatctgttttcGTTATTTGATGATAAACTTAGTTTTTAagcccagttttttttttactctgcaACTGGGCGCCTTAGTAATGATTTTGTACTATCTTTAGATTGTTATTCAAGAGAAGAACTTCCCTATAAGTGTTCGTCTAACCTATGAACTTGCTTCTTCGATGACTAACCCCATGGATCCTGTTAACTCGGAAGTGCAACCAATTCTAAATGAACTTCCAGTGCCTGTTTATGTGGAACCCGTGAGTTGGATTTAATTTCTCtgatgataaatatttaaacataatatgaCAATATGAGCCTGTGACACTAATTATAGCAGACGGTCATGTAGAACTCTGCTCTGTATTTCTGTTAAGTCTACTTTTTGTGTGGCTCCTTTTTGTTCTATTATGCCACATGTTGTCTCGTAAAATAATAACACTTACAAATATATTAAGTTTTATCTGTACATTTATTGTTAAATCGTTATTTTAACTGTTGCTTATAAACTTGGTATTGTTTTACCAAAAATTTAAATTAGAACTAGGACAatgaaaagtttgtttttttaagctcACTTGTGCCAAGTATATCAAGTAAACTTGTCCATAAACCCTGGTGTTGCCATTGTGTTAAAGGTCGAATGTGTTGAACAATGTACACCTTTGCACATCTATCATTTAAAACATAAAGAGATAAAGACGATTAGCCAGAATCCTACTGCCAATATACAATTGTCTTAATCATACTTTTGTTTATACACACAGCTGTTgatacaaaatacatgtaagaaTTACTTGTGTGTTCCAGACCTCCTGCTGACCGCTAAAAcgttagtattttttttttaaacaattgctactcaatttgttcaaaaagtatttatgaatttattGAATTCCTTTGATTGTTGACTGTTCTTACATATGTGGTAACTTTAACCTTTAACCTTTAACCTTTAAAGTAACTATAAAAGGTTAAGGTACtgtttgtacaacacaaaacacaaagatccgcagattgacattaaacttacacggtttaaaggcagtggacattattggtaattactcaaaataattattagcataaaatctttcttggtgacgagtaatagggacaggttgatggtataaaacattgcgagaaactgttccctctgaagtgccatagttttcgagaaagaagtaattttcaacgaatttgatttcgagacctcagatatagaacttgaggtctcgaaaccaaccatctaaacgcacacaacttcgtatgacaagggtgttttttctttcattactatctcgcaagttcgataaccgattgagctaaaaatttcacaggtttgttattttatgcgtatgctgagatacaccaactgtgaaggctagtctttgacaattttcatagtgtccactgcctttaagttgataTAAAGATTCCCTCAAAaatttacttgctgaggtgctgtagtttttgagaaatgagtaaaacaatttcacgaaaatAATCTCAACAGACGAACATTATTTAGCATGAAAACATGTCTCCTGAAAACtacgctctgtgattttcaccctTTGTCTCATAAACGTTACAACTTATAATGAAGCTGATTGTCTACAGCTATATTTTATTAAagacatcttcattcacagtatGATAGGGGTTCATGTCATGGCTGAATTTACAGAGGTATCATTTACCCTTTAAGTGTTgaaattgtattaaaaaaattcttccaATAGCACTACTGATCTAGTGGCATTGGGTGATGACTGGGAGCTAAGCATCGACGTTGATGTCACGAACTATGGTGAAGACGCTTACGAAAGCTCCTTTACAGCTGTCTTACCAGATGGTGCAGCATTCGCCAGACTCCAAAGGATCTCCAAGGTAAACCCTATTATCTTCAATAATGAGCTCAAATATTCGGTAATAAAGCCAGCGTTTTGCCTTGATTTTTGTCAAAGGATTTCAGAGAACATCCCTGGTTGACCTTCCCTGTTATAATAATGTAATGGGgggaatatttttttgtaatgtagCCATCgttttgcttttaattttcttttaaatgcgACATAAGACCCtcgatttaaaggcactgaagactattggtaaataaaaaaatacttgttaacgagcattggagaccTCTTGAcggatattaaaaataaaaatagaaatggctcctctgaagtaacgtagttttaaaaggaagtaattttgtacacaaaaatgtaTACATGAAGGCCTGAAACATTTTGTTCGGCATCTAATAAAAGCACACACAAgtgcggtttttttttcttcattattttcttgcaacttcgatgaccaattgagctcaaaatttcaaaggtttgttattgtatgcatatgttgagatacaccaagcgataATATTGGTATTTGACAATGCTTTTATTTAATTTAGGATTTATCCGTAGAGTGTCTGGCGGATGAAAACACCGGAGAAGTGGAATGTGACATTGGAAACCCGCTTCCAGAGGAACATACAGTAAGAACAAAACTTTaaattcgtttttttttttaattattgcgTAAAGAAAAACAGAACATTCAGTTTAAGGTTTTATCCTTTGCTTCATCGATggaattttaaaaatatgttgCAGAGGTTGTGGTTTGCTTTGATTTtcagttcttgtttttgtttttgccagGTGAGTTTTAGACTGATTATAAGAAATGATGGATTGTCAGGAGCTGCTTCTATGTTTACAATCGAGATGTCTGTATATAGGTAAGCCAAGTCAACAAAAGCCACCAGAAGTTTAAACGAATATTTTGTATTCCTGTGGCAAAATTCACAAAGATTTTTATATTGATACTAACTGCACATCAATCGtatttgctaagtaaagtgtgatgtcacaatacaaatcaccattgttatactgaaaatttgtcataCGATGGATTTTATcggtttgtgaaatcgacccatcaTTATAAGTTTGAGCCTTTTTATTGCGAAATAAGACATAATTGTTGCTGGTTGAAACAAATGTCACATGTTATAAGGAATgttcatttgttttgatttgtctgTGAATGATACTCTTATTTTAACCTTTAGTTATAACTATGAACCGAGGAACATCAGTGGCGACAACTATGCTAATGTTACCGTCGGAGTATATGCAGCAGCTGAGCTATCACTTTTTGGGTATGTATTGTGTCTTCAAACCatcaacaaacaaagaaacaaaaaatcctaaaacaaataaacaaacagaagATAAGTATATATTTGGTTGGCGAAAATTACATCGGGCTTTTGAATGTACGTGTTGTACATTCCTTTATTTAAGACAGacacaaaataattcaaatgtatCGACTGTTTCAGAAAAGCCAGGAACATtattaatttaatattattatttgagaaTTCTCTTGCACTATACTGTAGTTAGTCATGAATTAATTGACAattgagataacattatcctgTTTCTGTGATGCAGGATATCTGCACCACAGCAAGTTCTTTTCTTCTTTCCAAATGAGAGCCAAATTGAGTCATTACAGGAGCCTGAAACAGAGCAGGAGGTGTGGGGCCAGAAGTGCAACACTTGTACATGGTAAGTAATTAATGTCTTAAGGAAATTGTCTTTTTGACGTCCTCTCGGGAGATGTCGACAAAACTGTCAATCTATACTATTTCTGTAAAGTTAGTTATGGTGAAAATTCTGAAAACAGTTTGTTTAACTGGTTTTACTCGGAGGTTGAAAAAATTGAAAGTATGGGATGGCAAATTTTAATCTGTATGGACCCATTATAACTTCAAAACCgctcactattggtaattactcaaaataattattagtataaaacctttcttggtgacgagtaatgaggagaggttgatggtataaaacattgtgagaaacagctccctctgaagtgccatagttttcgagaaagaagtatttttccacgaatttgatttcaagacctcaagtttagaacttgaggtctcgaaatcaaccatctaaacgcacaggacttcgtgtgacaaagggtgttttttctttcattattatctcgcaaattcgatgaccgattgagctcaaattttcacaggtttgttattttatgcatatgtagagatacaccaactgtgaaggctagtctttgacaattaccaatagtgtccactgcctttaatgaaaataatttaccCCCTTCATGACATTAAAATCTctaaaagcgccctcactgaggccgAACATCATTGGATGATAGCTGTTTAGTGTTTTGTGCCAACACGTGTACATGACCTCAGCGTCCCCTTAGCACGTCGGGTTTTCCCAAGGGGTATATTATTCCCAAGGCCCTCGTGGTTTAAAACAGAGAGTGGCACAGATTGCCATTGTTCCTGCTGGTTATGTGTTGTCAAAGATTCAAGTTACACACAAACCTCTTTTAAACGGGCTTTGAGCTTTGTCCCAATGTAATATTTGGTaatgttttgaatgttttcAGCTGGAACCAGTTAACATCAACGGTACCAGTTCACGTAAGCGACGTCAGGCTGCCGACAATGGAACATCAGAAGCAATACCCCAAAGTCAAACTGCTAAGACAATCGAATGTAATACAAAGTCGTCATTTTGTGTCGCAATCACGTGCACGGTCGTAGCACCCAGTGGTGCTGGTGCAGATAAAGACAGTGCGTTTGTTCGAATCAAATCAAGGATGTATGAGAAAACATTCTTTGAGGTAATAAAGTAAAGCACGTTGCTCAAAATTAATTGGTaagtcttgaaaaaaaaacccaagacaaacaaacaaactaaacattcaaatgaaaaacaaaccaaTCTGGGTTGACCTGACCCTGGATGTGTAAGTTCAGACTGAGGCTAGTTATTAAGGTCTGTCTACAAAACACTGTAATGTGAACCGGACTTCAGTATATAATATATTCAGTCAtcgttgttgtcgtcgtcgtcgtccttgttgatgttgtttgatgttgttgttgtttgatgttgttgttgatggtttTCATTCTGTTTGTTACTTTAGAAAACCTACAGCAAAGTTTTGATTACGTCGATGGCTACTGCTACTGTGCTTGAGATGCCATACATTCAGTCACTTCTTCCCGATG encodes the following:
- the LOC139949137 gene encoding integrin alpha-8-like; protein product: IDRLDNLIIGAPMYVDPDSLIERWEVGQVHVYLQNALGEFTKTDTLTGTHPGGQFGFSIAALGDINYDDFNDIAVGAPYADDGIVYIYQGRRKGIKQAVSQILRPSDFGLNIKSFGTSLTGGMDMDGNEYKDMMVGASVSSTAVLVRARPIVKVQKTLSFEPEQINLDVKDYRLPTGRIATSFNVTACFSTRGIGIPDNIDVQYSLELDVSLTTTDRAAFVQENNLESSKLTRTIQLIKDDSFKCQKHLAYVKIVIQEKNFPISVRLTYELASSMTNPMDPVNSEVQPILNELPVPVYVEPLLIQNTCKNYLCVPDLLLTAKTTTDLVALGDDWELSIDVDVTNYGEDAYESSFTAVLPDGAAFARLQRISKDLSVECLADENTGEVECDIGNPLPEEHTVSFRLIIRNDGLSGAASMFTIEMSVYSYNYEPRNISGDNYANVTVGVYAAAELSLFGISAPQQVLFFFPNESQIESLQEPETEQEVWGQKCNTCTWFQLEPVNINGTSSRKRRQAADNGTSEAIPQSQTAKTIECNTKSSFCVAITCTVVAPSGAGADKDSAFVRIKSRMYEKTFFEKTYSKVLITSMATATVLEMPYIQSLLPDVFPVAYSEVSTQVIGQSKSGIPGPTVTNIPLWAYIVAVIGGGLLLAIIFFIMWKVGFFKRKKIVPGDPQAAAQENWQNDVLVPEKK